A single region of the Brachypodium distachyon strain Bd21 chromosome 3, Brachypodium_distachyon_v3.0, whole genome shotgun sequence genome encodes:
- the LOC100844595 gene encoding probable bifunctional riboflavin biosynthesis protein RIBA 1, chloroplastic isoform X1, with product MASPTAPPSSSSSCLRGKLFPGLNNINSQSMTSLLRCDTSVLPTAASNSLRMTSSIHWKNNHRTKNFHVCHAGDDPSEHVFINGQANPSKTVQADAAAFGTIAADMAPVVDGFSADDDELDLDLPTEGFSSIPEAIDDIRQGKYVIVVDDEDRENEGDLIMAASMVTPEDMAFIVRHGTGIVCVSMKEDDLERLQLPLMVVAKENEEKLRTAFTVSVDAKEGTTTGVSAKDRANTVLALASSNSKPEDFNRPGHIFPLKYREGGVLKRAGHTEASVDLAMLAGLPPAAVLCEIVDDDDGSMALLPKLQQFADRENLKIISIADLIRYRRKRERLVECVCVTPLQLQWGSFKSYCYRSLIDGMEHIAMVKGDVGDGKDILVRVHSECLTGDIFGSARCDCGNQLSLAMTMIENAGRGVVVYLRGHEGRGIGLGHKLRAYNLQDDGRDTVEANEDLGLPVDSREYGIGAQILRDLGVRTMRLMTNNPMKYTGLKGYGLSVLGRVPLLTPITNENRRYMETKRLKMGHVYGASPNGHTSGMEDDQAQEDSGSEQEQNPEA from the exons ATGGCTTCCCCAActgcgccgccctcctcctcctcctcgtgccTCCG TGGGAAACTTTTTCCAGGGTTGAACAACATCAACAGTCAGTCCATGACTTCTTTGTTGCGCTGTGATACTTCAGTTTTGCCAACTGCCGCATCAAACAGTTTGAGGATGACCAGTTCGATTCACTGGAAAAATAATCATCGAACCAAAAACTTtcatgtatgccatgctgGGGATGATCCGTCAGAACATGTATTTATAAATGGTCAGGCCAATCCTTCTAAAACGGTTCAAGCAGATGCCGCCGCATTTGGGACCATAGCTGCTGACATGGCTCCTGTTGTTGATGGGTTTTCTGCGGACGATGATGAACTTGACCTAGATTTGCCAACAGAGGGTTTCTCGTCTATACCTGAAGCTATTGACGATATTCGCCAAGGAAAA TATGTGATTGTTGTGGATGATGAAGACAGAGAGAACGAAGGAGATCTTATAATGGCAGCATCAATGGTAACACCGGAGGATATGGCTTTCATAGTGAGGCATGGCACTGGGATTGTATGTGTCAGTATGAAAGAAGATGACCTGGAAAGACTACAACTTCCTCTTATGGTAGTGGCAAAGGAAAATGAAGAGAAGCTGCGGACAGCCTTTACTGTTTCAGTG GATGCCAAAGAGGGCACAACAACAGGGGTTTCAGCCAAGGATCGGGCAAACACAGTTCTAGCACTTGCATCTTCTAATTCTAAGCCTGAGGACTTCAACCGTCCAGGACATATTTTTCCTCTTAAATATAGAGAAGGTGGTGTCCTCAAAAGGGCTGGGCATACTGAAGCATCAGTAGACCTTGCCATGTTGGCTGGATTACCTCCTGCTGCTGTTCTTTGTGAAATtgtcgatgatgatgatggttcCATGGCTTTGTTACCAAAACTTCAACAATTTGCAGACAGAGAGAACCTGAAGATAATCTCGATTGCAGACTTGATTAG ATataggaggaagagagaaagatTGGTAGAATGTGTTTGTGTTACACCTTTACAATTACAATGGGGGTCATTTAAATCCTATTGCTACCGGTCTCTTATTGATGGTATGGAACACATTGCAATGGTCAAG GGTGATGTTGGGGATGGCAAGGATATCTTAGTGAGAGTGCATTCAGAGTGCCTAACTGGAGATATATTTGGATCAGCAAGGTGTGATTGTGGGAATCAGCTCAGCCTGGCGATGACCATGATCGAGAATGCTGGTCGAGGCGTGGTAGTTTACTTACGCGGTCATGAAGGTAGGGGCATTGGGCTGGGTCACAAGCTTCGGGCATATAATTTACAGGATGATGGACGGGATACGGTCGAGGCCAATGAGGATCTAGGGTTGCCTGTTGACTCACGGGAGTACGGTATAGGTGCACAG ATACTACGTGATCTGGGCGTCAGAACCATGAGGCTGATGACCAACAACCCTATGAAGTACACCGGACTCAAGGGCTATGGTTTGAGTGTCCTGGGAAGAGTGCCACTATTGACACCAATAACCAATGAGAATCGGCGTTACATGGAAACAAAGAGATTAAAGATGGGGCACGTTTATGGAGCCAGCCCTAATGGTCATACAAGCGGCATGGAGGATGATCAAGCTCAGGAGGACAGTGGCAGCGAGCAAGAACAAAACCCAGAGGCTTAA
- the LOC100844595 gene encoding probable bifunctional riboflavin biosynthesis protein RIBA 1, chloroplastic isoform X2 yields the protein MTSLLRCDTSVLPTAASNSLRMTSSIHWKNNHRTKNFHVCHAGDDPSEHVFINGQANPSKTVQADAAAFGTIAADMAPVVDGFSADDDELDLDLPTEGFSSIPEAIDDIRQGKYVIVVDDEDRENEGDLIMAASMVTPEDMAFIVRHGTGIVCVSMKEDDLERLQLPLMVVAKENEEKLRTAFTVSVDAKEGTTTGVSAKDRANTVLALASSNSKPEDFNRPGHIFPLKYREGGVLKRAGHTEASVDLAMLAGLPPAAVLCEIVDDDDGSMALLPKLQQFADRENLKIISIADLIRYRRKRERLVECVCVTPLQLQWGSFKSYCYRSLIDGMEHIAMVKGDVGDGKDILVRVHSECLTGDIFGSARCDCGNQLSLAMTMIENAGRGVVVYLRGHEGRGIGLGHKLRAYNLQDDGRDTVEANEDLGLPVDSREYGIGAQILRDLGVRTMRLMTNNPMKYTGLKGYGLSVLGRVPLLTPITNENRRYMETKRLKMGHVYGASPNGHTSGMEDDQAQEDSGSEQEQNPEA from the exons ATGACTTCTTTGTTGCGCTGTGATACTTCAGTTTTGCCAACTGCCGCATCAAACAGTTTGAGGATGACCAGTTCGATTCACTGGAAAAATAATCATCGAACCAAAAACTTtcatgtatgccatgctgGGGATGATCCGTCAGAACATGTATTTATAAATGGTCAGGCCAATCCTTCTAAAACGGTTCAAGCAGATGCCGCCGCATTTGGGACCATAGCTGCTGACATGGCTCCTGTTGTTGATGGGTTTTCTGCGGACGATGATGAACTTGACCTAGATTTGCCAACAGAGGGTTTCTCGTCTATACCTGAAGCTATTGACGATATTCGCCAAGGAAAA TATGTGATTGTTGTGGATGATGAAGACAGAGAGAACGAAGGAGATCTTATAATGGCAGCATCAATGGTAACACCGGAGGATATGGCTTTCATAGTGAGGCATGGCACTGGGATTGTATGTGTCAGTATGAAAGAAGATGACCTGGAAAGACTACAACTTCCTCTTATGGTAGTGGCAAAGGAAAATGAAGAGAAGCTGCGGACAGCCTTTACTGTTTCAGTG GATGCCAAAGAGGGCACAACAACAGGGGTTTCAGCCAAGGATCGGGCAAACACAGTTCTAGCACTTGCATCTTCTAATTCTAAGCCTGAGGACTTCAACCGTCCAGGACATATTTTTCCTCTTAAATATAGAGAAGGTGGTGTCCTCAAAAGGGCTGGGCATACTGAAGCATCAGTAGACCTTGCCATGTTGGCTGGATTACCTCCTGCTGCTGTTCTTTGTGAAATtgtcgatgatgatgatggttcCATGGCTTTGTTACCAAAACTTCAACAATTTGCAGACAGAGAGAACCTGAAGATAATCTCGATTGCAGACTTGATTAG ATataggaggaagagagaaagatTGGTAGAATGTGTTTGTGTTACACCTTTACAATTACAATGGGGGTCATTTAAATCCTATTGCTACCGGTCTCTTATTGATGGTATGGAACACATTGCAATGGTCAAG GGTGATGTTGGGGATGGCAAGGATATCTTAGTGAGAGTGCATTCAGAGTGCCTAACTGGAGATATATTTGGATCAGCAAGGTGTGATTGTGGGAATCAGCTCAGCCTGGCGATGACCATGATCGAGAATGCTGGTCGAGGCGTGGTAGTTTACTTACGCGGTCATGAAGGTAGGGGCATTGGGCTGGGTCACAAGCTTCGGGCATATAATTTACAGGATGATGGACGGGATACGGTCGAGGCCAATGAGGATCTAGGGTTGCCTGTTGACTCACGGGAGTACGGTATAGGTGCACAG ATACTACGTGATCTGGGCGTCAGAACCATGAGGCTGATGACCAACAACCCTATGAAGTACACCGGACTCAAGGGCTATGGTTTGAGTGTCCTGGGAAGAGTGCCACTATTGACACCAATAACCAATGAGAATCGGCGTTACATGGAAACAAAGAGATTAAAGATGGGGCACGTTTATGGAGCCAGCCCTAATGGTCATACAAGCGGCATGGAGGATGATCAAGCTCAGGAGGACAGTGGCAGCGAGCAAGAACAAAACCCAGAGGCTTAA